From Xiphophorus hellerii strain 12219 chromosome 6, Xiphophorus_hellerii-4.1, whole genome shotgun sequence, the proteins below share one genomic window:
- the ptf1a gene encoding pancreas transcription factor 1 subunit alpha: protein MDAVLDPFSALDSLSSPPYFDDDDFFTDQSSRDGHLDTEDFLDEDVDFLSSHLQDYYSKDGCGRAAPHDGDYDLGSLSFSSSSSTFSCTPDLSPQTGRHVGPLLKRRRRLRSEMEMQQLRQAANVRERRRMQSINDAFEGLRSHIPTLPYEKRLSKVDTLRLAIGYINFLAELVQSDLPIRNSNSETHAQPKKVIICHRGTRSPSPSDPDYGLPPLAGHSLSWFDEKQLREQNIIRTAKVWTPEDPRKQHHTALTDIENEPPFGLVA from the exons ATGGACGCTGTTCTGGACCCCTTCTCTGCGCTCGACTCTCTCTCCTCCCCTCCTTATTTCGACGATGACGATTTCTTCACGGACCAGTCCTCCAGGGACGGCCACCTGGACACCGAGGACTTTCTAGATGAAGATGTGGACTTTCTCAGCTCTCACCTCCAGGACTATTACAGCAAAGACGGCTGCGGCAGAGCGGCGCCCCACGATGGGGACTATGACCTCGGCAGCCTGTcattctcttcctcctcctccacgtTTTCTTGCACCCCCGACCTGTCCCCGCAGACCGGCCGCCACGTCGGGCCGCTGCTGAAGCGCCGCAGGCGGCTGCGCTCGGAGATGGAGATGCAGCAACTGCGGCAGGCGGCGAACGTCCGGGAGCGCAGAAGGATGCAGTCCATCAACGACGCCTTCGAAGGGTTGCGCTCCCACATCCCCACCCTGCCCTACGAGAAGCGGCTCTCCAAGGTGGACACGCTGCGCCTGGCCATCGGCTACATCAACTTCCTAGCTGAGCTCGTGCAGTCTGATCTGCCAATCAGAAACTCGAATAGTGAGACACACGCGCAGCCAAAGAAGGTCATCATCTGCCATAGAGGAACAA gGTCTCCTTCTCCCAGTGACCCAGACTACGGCCTGCCCCCGCTGGCCGGCCACTCGCTGTCCTGGTTCGATGAGAAGCAGCTCCGGGAGCAGAACATCATCCGTACCGCCAAGGTGTGGACCCCGGAGGACCCCCGGAAACAACACCATACGGCCCTGACGGACATTGAAAACGAGCCTCCTTTCGGCCTGGTGGCCTGA